A stretch of the Flavobacterium sp. 5 genome encodes the following:
- a CDS encoding DNA mismatch repair protein MutS has protein sequence MISITEKTLQDLQFPTVLETISEICNTDIGKQKALEITPFRDKETLMSALLQTSEYVSSFQNNNAIPNHGFDAITYEIKFLAIEDSFLEVGGFRKIATISETTNVLLAFLNKFNDYYPNLCAKSSGIQLTKEIITLVDAVADKYGEIKDNASPRLQEIRREMNLVRGKVNQSFASALTQYNSLGYLDDIKESFVQNRRVLAVLAMYRRKVKGSILGSSKTGSIAYIEPENTLKYSRELANLEYEEKEEITKILKQLSNAVRPFLPLLIQYQDFLSDIDVIASKAKYANRINGILPTITEERRLYFRDAYHPILYLNNKKKKEITHPQTIELSQENRIIVISGPNAGGKTISMKTVGLLQLMLQSGMLIPVHERSETFLFDRILTDIGDNQSIENHLSTYSYRLKNMNYFLKKCNKKTMFLIDEFGTGSDPELGGALAEIFLEEFYHREAFGLITTHYSNLKILANELPHATNANMLFDEKSLEPMYKLALGQAGSSFTFEVALKNGIPFSLINRAKKKIEVGKVRFDKTIATLQKERSKLEKTSLNLKEEETRAREEGKKMENINVKIKQKLESYQELYDDNQKTIYIGQKIEDIAEKYFNNKNKKDLIGEFLKIVEIENSKRKKATPKEVKAKVELKKEIIKEVEIKVEEIRVEKKEKKLKPVIEKPRPILKVGDRVRMLDGKSVGSIDSIEKNKATVNYGIFTSKVSLDELEFVEAGKK, from the coding sequence ATGATATCCATTACCGAAAAAACATTACAAGACTTACAATTTCCTACGGTTCTCGAAACGATTTCCGAAATTTGTAATACCGATATAGGAAAACAAAAAGCTTTAGAAATAACTCCTTTTAGAGACAAAGAAACTTTGATGAGTGCTTTACTGCAAACTTCTGAGTATGTTTCTTCTTTTCAAAATAACAATGCAATCCCTAATCATGGTTTTGACGCTATAACTTACGAAATAAAGTTTCTAGCTATCGAAGACAGTTTTCTTGAAGTAGGTGGTTTTAGAAAAATTGCCACGATTTCAGAAACAACGAATGTACTTTTGGCATTTCTGAATAAATTCAATGATTATTATCCAAACCTTTGCGCTAAGAGCTCAGGCATTCAACTCACCAAAGAAATTATCACACTTGTAGATGCTGTAGCCGATAAATACGGAGAGATTAAGGATAATGCTTCTCCCCGATTACAGGAAATACGACGTGAAATGAATTTAGTTCGTGGGAAGGTAAATCAGAGTTTTGCTTCCGCCTTGACGCAATACAATAGTTTGGGTTATTTGGATGATATCAAAGAGAGTTTTGTTCAAAATCGCCGTGTTTTAGCGGTTTTAGCGATGTATAGACGCAAAGTTAAAGGTTCTATTTTAGGAAGTTCAAAAACAGGAAGTATAGCTTACATCGAACCTGAAAACACGCTGAAATATTCTCGTGAATTAGCTAATTTAGAATATGAGGAAAAAGAAGAAATTACCAAAATTCTAAAACAATTATCAAACGCTGTTCGTCCATTTTTACCTTTGCTGATTCAATATCAGGATTTTCTAAGCGATATTGATGTAATTGCTTCCAAAGCAAAATATGCTAACCGAATAAATGGAATTTTACCAACCATTACAGAGGAACGTCGTCTTTATTTTAGAGATGCCTATCATCCTATTTTGTATTTGAATAACAAAAAAAAAAAGGAAATTACGCATCCACAAACAATCGAATTAAGTCAGGAAAATAGAATAATTGTTATCTCTGGTCCAAATGCTGGAGGTAAAACTATCTCGATGAAGACAGTTGGTTTACTTCAATTGATGTTACAATCGGGAATGTTGATTCCGGTTCATGAGCGCAGTGAAACCTTTCTTTTTGATAGAATATTAACAGATATTGGAGATAATCAATCTATTGAAAATCACCTAAGTACTTATAGTTACCGCTTGAAGAACATGAACTACTTCTTGAAAAAGTGCAACAAGAAAACCATGTTCTTAATTGATGAATTTGGTACAGGTTCTGACCCCGAGTTAGGTGGAGCTTTGGCCGAAATTTTCTTAGAGGAGTTTTATCATAGAGAAGCTTTCGGATTGATTACTACCCATTATTCGAACCTTAAAATTTTGGCTAATGAACTACCTCACGCTACAAATGCTAATATGCTTTTTGATGAGAAATCATTAGAACCAATGTATAAATTAGCTTTGGGACAAGCAGGAAGTTCTTTTACGTTTGAAGTTGCCTTAAAAAACGGAATTCCATTTAGTTTAATCAACCGTGCCAAAAAGAAAATTGAAGTTGGTAAAGTTCGTTTTGACAAAACCATTGCTACACTCCAAAAAGAACGTTCTAAACTCGAGAAAACATCTTTAAATCTGAAAGAAGAAGAAACTCGAGCACGTGAGGAAGGTAAGAAAATGGAAAATATCAACGTCAAAATCAAGCAAAAGCTAGAAAGCTATCAAGAATTGTATGATGATAACCAAAAGACGATTTATATTGGACAAAAGATTGAAGATATAGCTGAGAAATATTTCAACAATAAAAACAAAAAAGATCTTATCGGTGAGTTTTTGAAAATTGTAGAAATAGAAAATTCAAAACGCAAAAAAGCTACTCCTAAAGAGGTTAAAGCTAAAGTTGAGCTGAAAAAAGAAATCATCAAAGAAGTTGAAATCAAGGTTGAGGAAATTCGAGTTGAAAAGAAAGAGAAGAAACTAAAACCTGTTATTGAGAAGCCTAGACCAATTTTAAAAGTCGGTGACCGTGTACGAATGTTAGATGGAAAATCAGTGGGAAGTATTGATTCTATTGAAAAAAACAAAGCAACAGTTAATTATGGAATTTTCACTTCAAAAGTAAGTTTAGATGAGTTGGAATTTGTTGAAGCTGGTAAGAAGTAA